In a genomic window of Ranitomeya imitator isolate aRanImi1 chromosome 5, aRanImi1.pri, whole genome shotgun sequence:
- the CEP68 gene encoding centrosomal protein of 68 kDa, with amino-acid sequence MNMDSCREKTFSSNASGYQNIYSPEHKASGAKPTRTMSEDSDDLQQDRPRSRTILDSSCSACDISVAHAKYRPHLGACRSLKSNFNNISCSEKSQTLAEQYWACAIPNTLPPRPDRTSPHWDPNKEYQDLLDYTYPLNPKYFLNRDEEDEADAFLHDSGIDLDSYNASCDSKFGSFACTYRDDHKVKTDRYLHANNPSLPFAFSTPLLKRTDYHGLQNPPGSSNVTLCGEFSPYASKLDLAKVSTTSVPSPKYDVIDKIFSEDESSRGHSHRSGQFLSTTSVLPLHKDLDTDEEYLSLPPTLKELETLATHLRDLSMTVGDKDQESGAKTKSRVSDDGPKDQKYIFDVFNYDEVKVNRFSSLRDMLDGRVTSEVLDISGCASVKETKSLVQRIQRFCQHLDRLIEWLYSAAEVTDNWTAPKPNVESIQLALSLYLKLKKDVAEQQLLANTVIRDGESLERCLALNCSALKDTLTLISKQSGELERHAERLYASVLEAMDTITEESLAKNGNLKQHVSLEMESH; translated from the exons ATGAACATGGATTCATGTAGAGAGAAGACCTTCTCATCAAATGCATCCGGCTATCAGAACATATACAGCCCAGAACATAAAGCTTCAGGAGCAAAGCCTACAAGGACAATGTCTGAGGACAGTGATGATCTTCAGCAGGACAGACCAAGATCGAGGACTATTTTAGACTCTTCATGCTCTGCGTGTGATATTTCAGTGGCACATGCTAAGTATAGGCCACATTTAGGGGCATGTAGATCTTTAAAATCTAATTTTAACAATATCAGTTGTTCTGAAAAGTCCCAGACGTTAGCCGAACAATATTGGGCCTGTGCAATTCCAAACACGCTCCCTCCTCGCCCTGACCGAACATCCCCTCACTGGGATCCAAATAAAGAGTATCAGGACCTGTTAGATTATACATATCCCTTGAATCCAAAGTATTTCCTTAATAGAGATGAGGAGGATGAGGCCGATGCTTTTTTACATGACTCTGGCATTGACCTCGATAGTTATAATGCTTCTTGTGACAGTAAGTTTGGCTCTTTCGCTTGTACTTACAGAGACGACCACAAAGTAAAGACTGATCGATACTTACATGCCAATAATCCGAGTTTGCCATTTGCCTTTTCAACACCTTTACTGAAAAGAACTGATTATCATGGATTACAAAACCCACCAGGGTCCTCGAATGTGACTTTGTGTGGGGAGTTCTCACCTTATGCCAGTAAGTTGGATCTTGCCAAGGTGTCCACCACTAGTGTTCCTTCCCCCAAATATGATGTGATTGACAAGATATTCTCTGAAGATGAGTCCTCCAGAGGTCATTCTCACCGGTCAGGACAGTTTTTATCTACAACCAGTGTTCTTCCACTCCACAAAGACCTGGACACTGATGAGGAGTATCTGTCCTTACCACCAACTCTGAAGGAGTTGGAGACTCTAGCTACACATTTGAGGGACCTGTCCATGACTGTAGGTGACAAGGATCAAGAATCTGGTGCCAAAACAAAAAGCAGAGTCTCTGATGATGGCCCCAAAGACCAGAAATATATCTTTGATGTTTTTAACTATGATGAAGTGAAAGTAAATAGGTTTTCTTCTCTGAGAGACATGCTTGATGGAAGAGTGACATCCGAAGTCTTGGACATTTCTGGATGTGCATCAGTCAAGGAAACTAAATCTCTTGTTCAAAGaattcag AGGTTTTGCCAGCATCTGGACCGGCTGATTGAATGGTTGTACAGTGCTGCAGAAGTAACTGACAACTGGACGGCTCCAAAGCCTAATGTGGAGAGCATTCAGCTGGCCCTCAGCCTTTACCTG AAACTGAAGAAAGATGTAGCGGAGCAGCAGCTTCTCGCCAACACCGTTATAAGGGACGGAGAGTCGCTGGAGAGATGTTTGGCCCTTAATTGCTCAG CTTTGAAGGACACGCTGACATTAATCTCCAAACAGTCCGGAGAGCTGGAAAGACACGCTGAGCGTCTGTACGCCTCTGTTCTTGAAGCTATGGATACCATCACCGAGGAAAGCTTGGCGAAGAACGGTAACCTAAAACAACATGTTTCCCTGGAGATGGAGTCACATTAG